One Syngnathoides biaculeatus isolate LvHL_M chromosome 4, ASM1980259v1, whole genome shotgun sequence DNA window includes the following coding sequences:
- the med22 gene encoding mediator of RNA polymerase II transcription subunit 22 isoform X1 produces MATQRVLPQSKETLLQNYNKRLKDDIRSILDNFTEIIKTAKIEDETQVSRATQAEQDHYEMHVRAANIVRAGESLMKLVSDLKQFLILNDFPSVNDAISLQNQQLRSLQEECDKKLTSLRDEIAIDLYELEEEYYSSSYNQWDSAELPLCEAYRRRDSWTSPGSSCGSSQGEQEDAEGPPQQEVNPQHHLNGHTGAAPIEKS; encoded by the exons ATGGCGACCCAGAGAGTGCTTCCTCAGAGCAAAGAAACTCTGCTGCAAAACTACAACAAGAGGCTGAAAGATGACATCAGGTCTATCCTGGACAACTTCACCGAGATCATCAAAACTGCTAAG ATAGAAGACGAGACGCAGGTTTCTCGAGCAACTCAAGCAGAGCAAGACCATTATGAGATGCACGTTCGAGCAGCTAATATT GTCCGCGCTGGCGAGTCGTTGATGAAGCTGGTGTCGGATCTGAAGCAGTTCCTGATCCTCAACGACTTCCCCTCGGTCAACGACGCCATCAGCTTGCAGAACCAGCAGCTGCGGTCGTTGCAGGAGGAATGTGACAAGAAGCTGACCTCCCTGCGCGACGAGATCGCCATCGATCTGTACGAACTCGAGGAAGAATATTACTCCTCCAG CTACAATCAGTGGGACAGCGCCGAGCTGCCCCTGTGCGAGGCGTACCGGCGACGGGACAGCTGGACATCCCCGGGCAGCAGCTGCGGCTCCAGCCAAGGGGAGCAAGAGGACGCCGAGGGACCCCCGCAACAAGAGGTCAACCCGCAACACCACCTCAACGGGCACACGGGCGCCGCGCCCATTGAGAAATCCTGA
- the med22 gene encoding mediator of RNA polymerase II transcription subunit 22 isoform X3, with protein MKLVSDLKQFLILNDFPSVNDAISLQNQQLRSLQEECDKKLTSLRDEIAIDLYELEEEYYSSSYNQWDSAELPLCEAYRRRDSWTSPGSSCGSSQGEQEDAEGPPQQEVNPQHHLNGHTGAAPIEKS; from the exons ATGAAGCTGGTGTCGGATCTGAAGCAGTTCCTGATCCTCAACGACTTCCCCTCGGTCAACGACGCCATCAGCTTGCAGAACCAGCAGCTGCGGTCGTTGCAGGAGGAATGTGACAAGAAGCTGACCTCCCTGCGCGACGAGATCGCCATCGATCTGTACGAACTCGAGGAAGAATATTACTCCTCCAG CTACAATCAGTGGGACAGCGCCGAGCTGCCCCTGTGCGAGGCGTACCGGCGACGGGACAGCTGGACATCCCCGGGCAGCAGCTGCGGCTCCAGCCAAGGGGAGCAAGAGGACGCCGAGGGACCCCCGCAACAAGAGGTCAACCCGCAACACCACCTCAACGGGCACACGGGCGCCGCGCCCATTGAGAAATCCTGA
- the med22 gene encoding mediator of RNA polymerase II transcription subunit 22 isoform X2, translating into MATQRVLPQSKETLLQNYNKRLKDDIRSILDNFTEIIKTAKIEDETQVSRATQAEQDHYEMHVRAANIVRAGESLMKLVSDLKQFLILNDFPSVNDAISLQNQQLRSLQEECDKKLTSLRDEIAIDLYELEEEYYSSRYK; encoded by the exons ATGGCGACCCAGAGAGTGCTTCCTCAGAGCAAAGAAACTCTGCTGCAAAACTACAACAAGAGGCTGAAAGATGACATCAGGTCTATCCTGGACAACTTCACCGAGATCATCAAAACTGCTAAG ATAGAAGACGAGACGCAGGTTTCTCGAGCAACTCAAGCAGAGCAAGACCATTATGAGATGCACGTTCGAGCAGCTAATATT GTCCGCGCTGGCGAGTCGTTGATGAAGCTGGTGTCGGATCTGAAGCAGTTCCTGATCCTCAACGACTTCCCCTCGGTCAACGACGCCATCAGCTTGCAGAACCAGCAGCTGCGGTCGTTGCAGGAGGAATGTGACAAGAAGCTGACCTCCCTGCGCGACGAGATCGCCATCGATCTGTACGAACTCGAGGAAGAATATTACTCCTCCAGGTACAAGTAG